In Desulfoplanes formicivorans, a genomic segment contains:
- a CDS encoding metal ABC transporter ATP-binding protein, protein MTSPDSHKSIPAVAIRDLNFSYDGARPILNNIHLTLAQGSFTAIVGPNGSGKTTLIRLILGLLTPDTGIVEVFGERAGHGSHPIGYVPQYTASRPDFPVTVMEVVLMGLRPGLHGFIYSQKERELAAAALHKAGIEESLFTRRMDRLSGGQRQRVIIARALVGNPDLLVFDEPTSNIDPEGRFCFFELMDRLKSSLTIIVVSHDLSIVASRVTDIACVNKRLIHSTQGVFTREMLSLLYGAHEHTCPMADYLQDVSTVLNIPPQDIAHD, encoded by the coding sequence GTGACATCTCCGGATTCTCACAAATCGATCCCGGCTGTTGCCATCCGGGATCTTAATTTTTCCTATGACGGAGCGCGGCCCATCCTGAACAACATTCATCTCACCCTGGCCCAGGGATCGTTTACCGCCATTGTGGGACCCAACGGCAGCGGCAAGACCACTTTGATCAGGCTCATCCTCGGCCTGCTGACCCCGGATACGGGCATCGTGGAAGTCTTTGGTGAGCGAGCAGGCCATGGCAGCCACCCCATCGGATATGTCCCCCAATACACTGCATCACGGCCGGATTTCCCGGTCACGGTCATGGAGGTGGTGCTCATGGGGCTTCGTCCGGGACTGCACGGATTCATCTACTCCCAAAAGGAACGGGAGCTTGCCGCCGCAGCCCTGCACAAGGCCGGGATCGAGGAAAGCCTTTTTACCCGGCGCATGGACCGGTTGTCCGGAGGCCAGAGGCAGCGGGTGATCATTGCCCGGGCCCTTGTGGGCAATCCCGACCTGCTGGTGTTTGACGAACCCACCTCCAACATCGATCCTGAAGGACGGTTCTGTTTTTTCGAGCTCATGGACAGGCTCAAAAGCTCCCTGACCATCATCGTGGTCAGCCATGATCTGAGCATTGTGGCCTCACGGGTCACGGACATCGCCTGCGTGAACAAACGACTCATCCACAGTACCCAGGGGGTGTTTACCAGGGAGATGCTCTCCCTCCTGTACGGAGCCCACGAGCACACCTGTCCCATGGCCGATTACCTGCAGGATGTGTCCACGGTCCTCAACATTCCACCCCAGGACATTGCCCATGATTGA
- a CDS encoding phosphoribosylanthranilate isomerase yields MKISEHNTSPLFSRKPVVKVCGMTRSQDIRTCINLGVNLLGFIFHPKSPRNTNPQDVPDLSGSPVRKVGVFVNQGAEEIARIMDTAKLDLAQLHGDHTVEACRTLGASRVIKVFWPMRYEQMDDLCRDMDRFAPVCTAFLLDAGIQSGGHGTSLDFTTLQGMAPPRPWILAGGLGPANITHALQCEPDGVDLNSGVESAPGIKDAEAIKQVMRIIRPDANP; encoded by the coding sequence ATGAAGATATCCGAACACAACACATCACCCCTGTTTTCCCGCAAACCCGTGGTCAAGGTCTGCGGCATGACCAGAAGCCAGGACATCCGGACCTGTATCAACCTGGGCGTGAACCTTTTGGGATTCATCTTCCACCCCAAAAGCCCGCGAAATACCAACCCCCAGGACGTGCCCGACCTTTCCGGATCACCGGTGCGCAAGGTGGGCGTGTTCGTGAACCAGGGAGCAGAGGAGATCGCCCGGATCATGGACACGGCAAAGCTTGATCTGGCCCAGCTCCATGGGGATCATACTGTCGAGGCCTGCCGGACATTGGGTGCATCGCGGGTCATCAAGGTCTTCTGGCCCATGCGCTATGAACAGATGGACGATCTGTGCCGGGATATGGACCGATTCGCCCCGGTATGCACGGCCTTTCTCCTGGATGCGGGCATACAATCCGGAGGTCACGGGACCAGTCTGGATTTCACGACTCTCCAGGGCATGGCTCCCCCCCGGCCCTGGATCCTGGCAGGGGGCCTTGGCCCGGCCAACATCACCCATGCCCTGCAATGTGAACCCGATGGCGTGGACCTGAACTCCGGAGTGGAATCCGCCCCCGGCATCAAGGATGCAGAGGCAATAAAACAGGTCATGCGCATCATCCGACCCGACGCCAACCCGTAG
- a CDS encoding anthranilate synthase component II, translating into MILLVDNFDSFTFNLVQTFQTQGCNPLVHRNNEPEILDLATSPDLQGVVLSPGPSHPVNAGLCLELLTRLPRHIPVLGVCLGHQILGYFAGAHVSRANRIMHGKTSTIEHTNTGLFAGLPQPMVIGRYHSLIVFPGTTRLSFTVTAATQDGSIMGLAYTNRPWMGVQFHPESVLTPDGPRLLNNFIRICQDQADGTKNVA; encoded by the coding sequence ATGATTTTACTCGTGGACAACTTTGATTCCTTTACCTTCAATCTGGTGCAGACCTTCCAGACCCAGGGATGCAATCCCCTGGTGCACAGGAACAACGAACCCGAAATCCTGGATCTGGCCACAAGCCCGGATCTGCAAGGGGTCGTCCTGTCACCCGGTCCCAGCCATCCAGTCAATGCCGGACTGTGCCTGGAGCTGCTTACCAGGCTGCCCCGTCACATCCCCGTACTTGGCGTATGCCTGGGTCACCAGATCCTGGGATATTTTGCCGGAGCCCACGTGTCCAGGGCCAACCGCATCATGCACGGCAAGACATCCACCATTGAACATACCAATACAGGCCTCTTTGCCGGCCTGCCCCAACCCATGGTCATTGGCCGCTATCATTCACTGATCGTCTTCCCGGGCACCACCAGGCTGTCCTTCACGGTCACGGCCGCTACCCAGGACGGCTCCATCATGGGCCTTGCCTATACGAACAGACCATGGATGGGCGTTCAGTTTCATCCCGAATCCGTGCTTACCCCTGACGGCCCCCGGCTGCTGAACAATTTCATCAGGATCTGCCAGGATCAGGCAGACGGTACAAAAAATGTGGCCTGA
- a CDS encoding MurR/RpiR family transcriptional regulator, translating to MDIFEKIRSEMPTMRKSEQKIADLVLTSPDVVMNGSISEAASLAGVSDPTVVRFCKQLGLKGFMELKLRLASAHPVETKVLEDITETDSVESIFTHVMRSTVEAVSCTERGMDRRMLEQAVDAMVAATRWEFYGMGGSGIIALDAHHKFFRLGVPSVAYNDSHMQAMSAAQLDKQAVAVVISHSGATKDIIESADIAKNAGATLIGILGKKNSELAKHCDIPLCVFSRETALRLAPKTGRIMQLALLDALFLAVAMRIVHKEGFDRLDKVKRALLGKVV from the coding sequence GTGGATATTTTTGAAAAAATCCGTTCAGAAATGCCGACGATGAGAAAATCGGAACAAAAGATTGCCGATCTTGTTCTCACATCGCCAGACGTTGTCATGAACGGCTCCATATCCGAGGCAGCCAGTCTGGCCGGAGTCAGCGATCCCACTGTTGTCCGTTTTTGCAAGCAACTGGGTCTCAAAGGATTCATGGAGCTCAAACTGCGTCTTGCCAGTGCTCATCCCGTTGAAACCAAGGTTCTGGAAGACATCACCGAGACCGATTCGGTAGAGTCCATATTCACCCATGTCATGCGCTCAACCGTGGAGGCCGTAAGCTGCACCGAACGCGGCATGGATCGTCGCATGCTCGAACAGGCAGTGGACGCCATGGTCGCGGCCACCCGCTGGGAGTTTTACGGCATGGGCGGTTCCGGTATCATTGCCCTTGATGCCCATCACAAATTTTTTCGTCTTGGCGTACCCAGTGTCGCCTACAACGATTCCCACATGCAGGCCATGAGCGCGGCCCAGCTCGATAAACAGGCCGTTGCCGTGGTCATCTCCCACTCGGGTGCCACCAAGGATATCATCGAGTCCGCTGATATCGCCAAAAACGCAGGCGCCACCCTCATCGGTATTCTGGGCAAGAAAAACTCCGAGTTGGCCAAACACTGTGACATCCCCTTATGTGTTTTCTCACGGGAAACTGCGCTTCGACTCGCCCCCAAAACAGGCCGAATCATGCAGCTTGCCCTGCTCGACGCCCTGTTTCTCGCGGTTGCCATGCGCATCGTGCATAAGGAGGGCTTTGACCGCCTGGACAAGGTGAAGCGTGCCCTTCTCGGAAAAGTTGTTTGA
- a CDS encoding indole-3-glycerol-phosphate synthase — translation MPLSRFVKAKEEELTRLRSLKQLPAPYRGKRPGFAEAIRGQMPGAIIAEYKRASPSKGDINLTMSPEEVGSMYARAGASAISVLTEETYFKGDLSYLHIMAKTGLPLLRKDFITHPLQVAMTASTPASAILVIVRLFETDAELNAVLRECQTFGLEPVVEAFDAHDLQRAQSLGARIIQINNRDLATLGIDLNRSYELVTRKQKHETWISASGITTPQAGQKMFEAGFDALLMGTALMASDHPGRMVERFTRNGS, via the coding sequence ATGCCTCTTAGCCGTTTTGTCAAGGCCAAGGAAGAGGAACTGACAAGGCTTCGGAGCCTGAAACAATTGCCCGCTCCCTACCGGGGAAAACGTCCCGGGTTTGCCGAGGCCATCCGGGGACAGATGCCGGGAGCCATCATTGCCGAGTACAAGAGGGCTTCCCCTTCCAAAGGAGACATCAACCTGACCATGTCTCCGGAGGAGGTGGGATCCATGTATGCCCGGGCAGGAGCATCGGCCATTTCCGTGCTCACGGAAGAAACCTACTTCAAGGGCGACCTCTCCTATCTGCACATCATGGCAAAGACCGGCCTGCCCCTGCTGCGCAAGGATTTCATCACCCATCCCCTGCAGGTGGCCATGACCGCTTCCACCCCGGCATCGGCCATTCTGGTCATTGTCCGGCTCTTTGAAACCGACGCGGAACTGAACGCAGTCCTGCGGGAATGCCAGACTTTCGGCCTGGAACCCGTGGTGGAGGCATTTGACGCCCACGATCTTCAAAGGGCTCAGTCTCTTGGCGCCAGGATCATCCAGATCAACAACCGGGATCTGGCCACCCTGGGTATCGATCTGAACCGATCCTACGAACTCGTTACAAGAAAACAAAAACACGAGACCTGGATCAGCGCCAGTGGCATCACCACCCCGCAAGCCGGACAAAAAATGTTCGAGGCGGGATTCGACGCGTTACTCATGGGCACGGCCCTGATGGCGTCGGATCATCCCGGCAGGATGGTCGAGAGATTCACTCGAAATGGATCATAG
- the trpD gene encoding anthranilate phosphoribosyltransferase, with product MATTIHTILDHLKNGNDLTPQMGRQAFGALLRGELEPAQAGALLLGLSMKGETAEELGEAVNMALEQARIIPDLTEKRIDTCGTGGDGKNSFNCSTAVSLFLADMGYKVVKHGNKGVSSKCGSADIVKALGFPFVSSPEEAHAELAKRNFVFLFAPQFHPAFRYVAPIRQALGIRTLFNLVGPLINPALPTHQLMGVPSPDFAPLMATVLAKRGIKAAVVHGAGGFDELTPCGICQVIMVANGKTTTSSFDPMPLGFERCAPEDLQCSGPEDALEKQKLILAGTGPKAMQDMVALNLGMAIHILEEGVSMAEAMHQARTKVHEGVTEVLSHAS from the coding sequence ATGGCTACCACCATACATACCATTCTTGACCATCTGAAAAACGGCAACGATCTCACGCCCCAAATGGGCAGACAGGCCTTTGGCGCCCTGCTCAGGGGAGAATTGGAACCGGCCCAGGCAGGCGCCCTGCTCCTTGGCCTGAGCATGAAGGGGGAAACCGCCGAAGAACTGGGCGAGGCCGTGAATATGGCTCTTGAGCAAGCCAGAATCATTCCGGATCTCACGGAAAAACGCATCGACACCTGCGGCACGGGCGGGGACGGCAAGAACAGTTTCAACTGCTCCACCGCAGTATCCCTGTTCCTGGCCGACATGGGCTACAAGGTGGTCAAACACGGCAACAAGGGTGTTTCCAGCAAATGCGGAAGTGCGGATATCGTCAAGGCCCTGGGCTTTCCTTTTGTGAGTTCTCCGGAAGAGGCACATGCGGAACTGGCCAAACGCAATTTCGTATTCCTGTTCGCTCCCCAGTTCCACCCGGCTTTCAGGTACGTGGCTCCCATCCGTCAGGCATTGGGCATACGCACCCTGTTCAATCTGGTGGGCCCCCTCATCAATCCGGCCCTGCCCACCCACCAGCTCATGGGAGTTCCCTCGCCGGATTTTGCCCCCCTCATGGCCACGGTCCTGGCCAAGCGGGGCATCAAAGCGGCTGTTGTCCACGGTGCCGGGGGATTCGATGAGCTCACTCCCTGCGGGATCTGCCAGGTGATCATGGTTGCCAACGGCAAGACAACCACCTCTTCATTCGACCCCATGCCCCTGGGCTTTGAACGGTGCGCACCCGAAGATCTGCAGTGCAGCGGACCGGAGGACGCCCTGGAAAAGCAGAAACTCATTCTGGCGGGAACCGGGCCCAAAGCCATGCAGGACATGGTTGCCCTGAATCTGGGTATGGCCATCCACATTCTGGAAGAAGGCGTATCCATGGCCGAGGCCATGCATCAGGCCCGGACCAAGGTGCATGAAGGAGTCACGGAGGTGCTTTCCCATGCCTCTTAG
- a CDS encoding metal ABC transporter permease, protein MIEAFSLEFMQNALMAGILASIACGMIGSLVVVNRQVFLAGGIAHSAYGGIGLAFFLGLPVLPTTLGFTLAAAGIMALITLKKPQQSDTIIGVLWAAGMATGIILIDITPGYNVDLMSYLFGSILTVPQNDLWIMLVLIVVIFLVITLLYRQFLLLSFEPEFARTQGVPVALLHFVQLAMVAVSVVMIIQVVGLILVIALLSIPPYLAGQRARSLFTMMIMASLWSMAFCTIGLILSYQFDLTTGATIIAVATVTFFIVLSIRALLAK, encoded by the coding sequence ATGATTGAAGCCTTTTCCCTTGAATTCATGCAAAACGCCCTCATGGCCGGGATCCTGGCGTCCATTGCCTGCGGCATGATCGGCTCTCTGGTGGTGGTCAACCGCCAGGTATTTCTGGCCGGAGGCATTGCCCATTCGGCCTACGGCGGTATTGGGCTGGCCTTTTTTCTGGGCCTGCCGGTACTGCCCACCACTCTGGGATTCACCCTGGCCGCTGCTGGCATCATGGCCCTCATCACCCTGAAAAAGCCCCAGCAAAGCGACACCATCATCGGCGTTCTCTGGGCTGCGGGCATGGCCACCGGAATCATCCTCATAGACATCACCCCGGGATACAATGTGGATCTCATGAGCTATCTCTTTGGGAGCATCCTGACGGTACCCCAAAATGATCTCTGGATCATGCTGGTACTCATCGTGGTCATTTTTCTGGTCATTACCCTGCTCTACCGACAGTTTCTGCTTCTGTCCTTTGAACCGGAATTTGCCCGCACCCAAGGGGTGCCCGTGGCCCTGCTCCATTTTGTCCAGCTGGCCATGGTTGCTGTTTCCGTAGTCATGATCATTCAGGTGGTGGGGCTCATCCTGGTCATCGCCCTGTTGAGCATTCCCCCGTACCTGGCCGGACAACGGGCCCGATCCCTGTTCACCATGATGATCATGGCCTCCTTGTGGAGCATGGCCTTTTGCACCATCGGCCTGATTCTCTCCTACCAGTTCGACCTGACCACCGGGGCGACCATCATTGCCGTGGCAACGGTGACCTTTTTCATTGTCCTGTCCATCCGGGCCCTGCTGGCCAAATAG
- a CDS encoding protein adenylyltransferase SelO, with the protein MHLSNSYASLGEQFYETIKPTPVRDPRLFLWNSSLADQLVIPKDLQNDPAALARIFSGNRLLPGSQPIATAYAGHQFGNFVPQLGDGRAHLLGDVADRNGKPWDIQLKGSGPTSFSRGGDGRCALGPALREYIMSEAMHYLGVPTTRALCVVTTGETVFREQPLPGAVITRVASGHVRIGTFQYFAARGNKKALEALFDYTLKRHYPSLSTADNPYTALLQQCMDMQIRLIVHWMRVGFIHGVMNTDNTSLAGETIDYGPCAMLGIYDPATVYSSIDVAGRYAFGNQPAMAQWNLTRFAQCLLPLVHDDPKRAADQIRPVLATFAQRFEQAYMAMIGHKLGLHLVRPEDQDLITSLLHLLEDKRLDYTITFQLLTRAVTDRTAAADLEKDLGPWMARWKKRLARESPAPEKIQALMQRNNPVVIPRNHHVEKVIKECTQLGRADPAQSFLQVLASPYREQQGTSRYQDPPADNDRNYHTFCGT; encoded by the coding sequence ATGCACCTCTCCAACTCCTACGCCAGCCTTGGCGAACAATTTTACGAAACAATAAAACCCACCCCGGTGCGAGATCCCCGCCTTTTCCTGTGGAACTCCAGCCTGGCCGATCAGCTGGTGATCCCAAAGGATCTGCAAAACGACCCGGCAGCATTGGCCCGGATCTTTTCCGGCAATCGCCTCCTTCCAGGCTCGCAACCCATTGCCACGGCCTATGCCGGTCACCAGTTCGGCAATTTTGTGCCCCAATTGGGTGACGGCCGGGCCCATCTTCTGGGAGATGTTGCAGACCGCAACGGCAAACCATGGGATATCCAGCTCAAGGGGTCCGGGCCCACGTCCTTTTCCAGGGGAGGTGACGGGAGATGCGCCCTTGGACCGGCCCTGCGCGAGTACATCATGAGCGAGGCCATGCATTATCTCGGAGTACCCACCACCCGGGCCCTGTGTGTGGTGACCACGGGAGAAACCGTTTTCCGTGAACAACCCTTGCCCGGTGCTGTCATAACCCGGGTGGCTTCTGGTCATGTGCGCATCGGAACCTTTCAGTATTTTGCTGCCCGGGGGAACAAAAAGGCCCTTGAAGCGCTTTTTGATTATACCCTGAAGCGTCACTATCCCTCATTATCCACGGCCGACAATCCTTATACGGCCCTGCTCCAGCAATGCATGGACATGCAGATCCGCCTCATTGTCCACTGGATGCGGGTGGGCTTCATTCACGGTGTCATGAATACCGACAACACCTCCCTTGCCGGCGAAACCATTGACTATGGGCCCTGCGCCATGCTGGGCATTTATGATCCCGCCACGGTGTACAGTTCCATTGACGTGGCCGGCCGGTATGCCTTTGGCAATCAGCCGGCCATGGCCCAGTGGAACCTGACCCGGTTCGCCCAGTGCCTGCTTCCCCTTGTTCATGACGATCCCAAAAGGGCTGCAGACCAGATCCGCCCTGTTCTTGCGACCTTTGCCCAACGTTTTGAACAGGCCTACATGGCCATGATAGGGCACAAGCTCGGCCTGCATCTTGTCCGGCCCGAAGACCAGGACCTCATAACCTCCCTGCTCCACCTCCTTGAAGACAAAAGGCTGGATTACACCATCACCTTTCAGCTCCTGACCCGGGCGGTGACGGACCGGACCGCAGCCGCGGATCTGGAAAAGGATCTTGGTCCCTGGATGGCCCGGTGGAAAAAACGACTTGCCAGGGAATCCCCGGCACCCGAAAAAATACAGGCCTTGATGCAACGCAATAATCCCGTGGTCATTCCCAGAAACCATCACGTGGAAAAAGTCATCAAAGAGTGTACGCAACTGGGCAGAGCAGATCCGGCCCAATCATTCCTGCAGGTTCTTGCCTCTCCCTACCGGGAACAACAAGGCACATCCCGTTACCAGGATCCGCCCGCTGACAATGACAGGAACTATCATACCTTTTGCGGCACCTGA
- a CDS encoding heavy-metal-associated domain-containing protein, with the protein MTAIKVEGMSCEHCVQSVTKALESIPGLENIHVDLQKKQAQFTAKGPISMDLVHQAIRKIGFESSDMDS; encoded by the coding sequence ATGACAGCCATCAAAGTTGAAGGAATGAGTTGCGAACATTGCGTGCAGTCGGTAACCAAGGCCCTCGAATCCATCCCGGGCCTTGAAAACATTCATGTGGATCTGCAAAAAAAACAGGCCCAGTTCACTGCCAAAGGCCCCATTTCCATGGACCTGGTCCATCAGGCCATCCGCAAAATCGGATTTGAAAGCAGCGACATGGATTCATAA
- a CDS encoding metal ABC transporter solute-binding protein, Zn/Mn family, producing the protein MYCLRVLLVLVCVLIFPLGQAAAAPLQVTVSVVPQAYFVRQIAHDLVQVSVMVLPGASPATYEPKPNQMKALSSSAAYFAVGAPFETTWLDKICAANPNMLIVRTQEGITKVPMARHHHDLEASRDHDQHHESHAILDPHIWLAPDLVAIQARNICKGLVAVDPDHKEIYETNLAAFEQELTRLDTRIRAILGDTSTNNRFLIFHPAWGYFARAYGLRQIPVEMEGKSPSPKDLSQLIQLARSHDLDTVFVQPQFSQKSAVVIAGAINGRVVRLDPLAKDWATNLVNAATSIKEALR; encoded by the coding sequence ATGTATTGCCTGCGCGTCCTGCTCGTTCTTGTTTGTGTTCTGATCTTTCCCCTTGGCCAGGCTGCGGCGGCCCCTCTGCAGGTTACCGTGTCTGTTGTCCCCCAGGCCTATTTTGTCCGCCAGATCGCCCACGACCTGGTCCAGGTCTCGGTCATGGTTCTTCCCGGGGCAAGTCCGGCCACCTACGAACCCAAACCCAACCAGATGAAGGCCCTTTCCTCCTCGGCCGCTTATTTTGCCGTGGGAGCGCCCTTTGAAACCACCTGGCTGGACAAAATCTGTGCGGCCAACCCGAACATGCTCATTGTTCGCACCCAGGAAGGGATAACCAAGGTGCCCATGGCCCGGCATCATCACGACCTAGAAGCATCCAGGGACCACGACCAACATCACGAGTCACACGCCATTCTTGATCCCCACATCTGGCTTGCCCCGGATCTGGTGGCCATCCAGGCCAGGAACATCTGCAAGGGCCTGGTGGCTGTGGATCCGGATCACAAGGAAATCTACGAGACCAATCTGGCCGCATTTGAACAGGAACTCACCCGCCTTGATACCCGCATTCGTGCCATTCTGGGCGACACCTCCACCAACAACCGGTTTCTGATCTTTCATCCGGCATGGGGCTATTTTGCCCGGGCCTATGGCCTCAGGCAGATCCCCGTGGAAATGGAAGGCAAATCCCCCAGTCCCAAGGATCTGAGCCAACTCATCCAACTGGCCCGCTCCCATGATCTGGACACCGTATTCGTGCAGCCCCAGTTCTCCCAGAAAAGCGCAGTGGTCATTGCCGGTGCCATCAATGGCAGGGTTGTCAGGCTTGATCCGCTGGCCAAGGACTGGGCGACCAATCTCGTAAATGCGGCCACAAGCATCAAGGAGGCCCTTCGGTGA
- the trpA gene encoding tryptophan synthase subunit alpha, with translation MKTIDQVFATNKKIGLMTHVVAGYPDLAATADLIRLMADSGVDLVEIQIPFSDPLADGPTIMRASQHALDNGITTNDCFRLAEDMANKVDIPLLFMTYGNIPFAMGMERFMRRSAGAGIQGLIIPDLPFDEETDDHLTLAHKAGLKVIQVTSPSTNKKRLEKVCSIAEGFIYSTLKVGITGAGTDIDDQGIAFLNRIRSLTDLPIAAGFGISSPEHVEKLMGKTDMAVIGSHVINLYEKKGPQGVARFLEQCRHVGS, from the coding sequence TTGAAAACCATTGATCAGGTCTTTGCGACCAACAAAAAAATCGGGCTCATGACCCATGTGGTGGCCGGGTACCCCGATCTTGCGGCAACAGCCGACCTCATCCGGCTCATGGCGGACTCGGGCGTGGACCTGGTTGAAATCCAGATCCCCTTTTCCGATCCCCTGGCCGACGGCCCCACCATCATGCGCGCCAGCCAGCACGCCCTGGACAACGGTATCACCACCAACGACTGCTTCAGGCTGGCCGAGGACATGGCAAACAAGGTGGATATTCCCCTCTTGTTCATGACCTACGGCAACATTCCCTTTGCCATGGGCATGGAACGGTTCATGCGCCGCAGCGCCGGTGCAGGCATTCAGGGACTGATCATCCCGGATCTCCCCTTTGACGAGGAGACCGACGATCATCTGACTCTGGCCCACAAGGCAGGCCTCAAGGTCATCCAGGTGACCTCGCCGTCAACAAACAAAAAGCGTCTGGAAAAGGTATGCTCCATTGCGGAAGGGTTCATCTATTCCACCCTCAAGGTGGGCATCACCGGTGCGGGCACGGATATCGACGACCAGGGCATCGCCTTTCTGAACCGGATACGCTCCCTGACCGACCTGCCCATAGCCGCTGGATTCGGCATCAGCTCCCCGGAACACGTGGAAAAACTCATGGGCAAAACCGACATGGCCGTGATCGGCAGCCATGTGATCAATCTGTATGAAAAAAAGGGCCCACAAGGCGTGGCCCGATTTCTGGAACAATGCCGACACGTGGGAAGCTAA
- the trpB gene encoding tryptophan synthase subunit beta: MTTKAIEQRFGPYGGRYVPEMLIPALDELTEAYAGLRNDPGFQQELSDLFTTYSGRPTPLTYAANLTRRLGGCKIYLKMEGLNHTGAHKITNALGQGLVARKMGKTRLIAETGAGQHGVATATVAAKLGMACTVFMGQVDIQRQYPNVYAMRLLGAEVVPVTFGTRTLKDAVNAALKHWIEHLDDTHYLIGSALGPAPYPAMVRDFQSVIGREVKTQIMEAEGRLPDSLVACVGGGSNSIGLFAPFVDEPSVRCFGTEAGGTGPKPGENAARFGENPQIGIVQGYKSYFLQNDDGQVQETHSISAGLDYAGIGPELAQLHDEGRIHFSSVLDSEVLEAFKILCREEGIIPALESAHAVARAMQLAPGLPKDHIMVINISGRGDKDIFITAKHLDETRWVEFLKSEVQDIENH, encoded by the coding sequence ATGACTACCAAAGCCATTGAACAACGCTTCGGCCCCTACGGCGGCCGGTATGTGCCCGAAATGCTCATCCCGGCCCTGGATGAACTCACCGAAGCCTATGCAGGACTTCGGAATGACCCCGGATTCCAGCAGGAACTCTCGGACCTGTTCACCACCTATTCGGGACGCCCCACCCCGCTCACCTATGCGGCCAACCTGACCAGACGTCTGGGCGGCTGCAAGATCTATCTGAAAATGGAGGGGCTCAACCACACCGGGGCCCACAAGATCACCAACGCCCTGGGCCAGGGACTGGTGGCCCGGAAAATGGGCAAAACCCGACTCATTGCCGAGACCGGTGCGGGCCAGCACGGGGTTGCCACGGCCACGGTGGCCGCCAAACTGGGCATGGCGTGTACCGTGTTCATGGGCCAAGTGGACATCCAGCGTCAGTACCCCAATGTCTATGCCATGCGCCTTCTGGGAGCCGAGGTGGTTCCCGTGACCTTTGGCACCAGAACCCTCAAGGACGCGGTCAACGCGGCCCTGAAACACTGGATCGAACACCTGGATGACACCCATTATCTCATCGGCTCGGCCCTGGGACCGGCACCCTATCCGGCCATGGTCCGGGATTTCCAGTCGGTTATCGGCCGCGAGGTGAAAACCCAGATCATGGAGGCCGAAGGCCGACTGCCCGATTCCCTGGTGGCCTGCGTGGGCGGAGGCTCCAATTCCATCGGTCTGTTTGCCCCGTTTGTTGACGAACCTTCGGTCCGATGCTTTGGCACCGAGGCAGGCGGCACCGGGCCAAAGCCCGGAGAAAACGCGGCTCGGTTCGGCGAAAATCCTCAAATAGGCATTGTCCAGGGCTACAAGAGTTACTTCCTGCAGAATGACGACGGCCAGGTTCAGGAGACCCATTCCATCAGCGCGGGTCTTGATTACGCAGGCATAGGCCCGGAACTGGCCCAACTGCACGATGAAGGACGCATTCATTTTTCCAGTGTTCTGGACTCGGAGGTGCTTGAGGCCTTCAAAATCCTGTGCAGGGAGGAAGGAATCATCCCGGCCCTGGAATCAGCCCATGCCGTTGCCCGGGCCATGCAGCTTGCTCCCGGACTACCCAAGGATCACATCATGGTCATCAATATCTCGGGCCGGGGCGACAAGGACATCTTTATCACGGCCAAGCATCTGGATGAAACCCGATGGGTCGAATTTCTCAAATCGGAGGTACAGGACATTGAAAACCATTGA